Proteins from a genomic interval of Candidatus Zixiibacteriota bacterium:
- a CDS encoding deoxyribodipyrimidine photo-lyase, with the protein MTARSSQPPVETTRIKALNEHSIRKREYVLYWMQASQRAEYNQALEYAGYLANEQNLPLVIYFGLTENYPSAKERHYAFMLEGLRYTRRILEQRGAKLVIQRGSPETGIVPLAQKAAAVVVDCGYTRIQRYWRKIAAEMIDSPLIEVECDVVIPVHEVSQKEEYAAATIRPRIHRLLNQYLSPLNKIDIRKDSLGLKFESFEIDDVNRALSQLQIDRSVKRVREYQGGTDQAKKRLERFLGTRLKNYDSMRNDPNNEATSGLSPYLHFGQISPLYIALEVSRQRKSPGREAFLEELIVRRELSMNFVSFNTEYDSFAALPAWCRQSLRKHQNDKREYIYSLEQLERGDTRDPYWNAAQKEMVCLGKMAG; encoded by the coding sequence ATGACAGCCAGGTCTTCCCAGCCGCCGGTGGAAACTACCCGGATAAAAGCCCTGAATGAGCACAGCATTCGCAAGAGAGAATATGTACTTTACTGGATGCAGGCATCGCAGCGGGCGGAATACAATCAGGCGCTTGAGTATGCCGGATACCTGGCTAATGAGCAAAATCTTCCGCTGGTAATTTACTTCGGATTGACTGAAAACTACCCTTCGGCGAAGGAGCGTCATTATGCTTTCATGCTCGAGGGGTTGCGCTATACCAGGCGCATCCTGGAACAGCGCGGGGCTAAATTGGTCATTCAGCGCGGCTCGCCGGAGACAGGAATTGTGCCTCTGGCGCAAAAGGCGGCGGCGGTTGTGGTTGACTGTGGCTATACCAGGATTCAGCGGTACTGGCGCAAAATAGCAGCCGAAATGATAGACTCTCCCTTGATAGAAGTGGAATGCGACGTGGTAATTCCGGTGCATGAAGTATCTCAAAAAGAGGAGTATGCCGCGGCGACAATCAGGCCCAGAATACATAGGCTGCTGAATCAGTACCTCTCGCCGCTAAATAAAATCGATATAAGAAAAGATTCCTTGGGCTTAAAATTCGAATCATTTGAGATTGATGATGTTAATAGAGCCCTGAGCCAGCTGCAAATCGACCGCTCCGTCAAACGCGTGCGGGAGTATCAGGGAGGAACCGACCAGGCGAAAAAGCGGCTGGAGCGGTTCCTTGGCACAAGGTTGAAAAATTATGATTCGATGCGGAACGACCCGAATAATGAGGCGACCTCGGGTTTAAGTCCCTATCTCCATTTCGGGCAGATTTCTCCGCTCTATATTGCGCTGGAAGTCTCCAGGCAGAGAAAAAGCCCGGGGCGGGAGGCATTTCTGGAAGAACTGATCGTCCGGCGCGAGCTGAGCATGAATTTCGTCTCTTTCAATACTGAGTACGACAGTTTTGCTGCGCTTCCGGCGTGGTGCCGTCAGTCGCTCAGGAAGCATCAGAATGATAAACGAGAATATATATACAGTCTCGAGCAACTGGAGCGTGGCGATACCCGTGACCCATACTGGAATGCGGCACAGAAGGAGATGGTCTGCCTGGGAAAGATGGCGGGAT